One Streptococcus sp. zg-86 DNA window includes the following coding sequences:
- a CDS encoding LexA family transcriptional regulator: protein MNETELKRMIEHRYNSVRAFALENEIPYTTMRSILERGIMNAKAETIFKICAALGIKPEIFATSPDAKNGTVQAINDKVVQLHPERQENVLGYATEQLEEQEKEEQPPLEINEPLFEYHVFEKLSAGTGATYWEDRNYDTVYFDKEITHDLASWVYGDSMEPKYLDGSIALIKDTGFDYDGAIYAVDWDGQSYIKKVYKEKDGLRLVSLNKKYADKFAPYTEDPRIIGKVVGNFLPMER from the coding sequence ATGAATGAAACTGAATTAAAAAGAATGATTGAGCACCGTTATAACAGCGTCCGTGCATTCGCTTTAGAAAACGAAATTCCTTACACAACAATGCGTTCAATTCTTGAGCGTGGTATTATGAACGCAAAAGCTGAAACAATATTTAAGATATGTGCGGCGTTAGGAATTAAACCTGAAATATTCGCCACCTCACCAGACGCAAAAAATGGCACCGTACAGGCGATAAATGATAAGGTGGTACAATTACACCCCGAACGCCAAGAAAACGTGCTAGGCTACGCTACGGAGCAATTAGAGGAGCAAGAAAAGGAGGAACAACCACCTTTAGAGATTAACGAACCACTCTTTGAGTATCACGTCTTCGAAAAACTCTCAGCTGGGACTGGAGCAACTTACTGGGAAGACCGCAACTACGACACTGTCTATTTTGACAAAGAAATCACCCACGACCTCGCAAGTTGGGTCTATGGCGATTCCATGGAACCAAAATACCTTGACGGCTCCATTGCCCTCATCAAAGATACAGGATTTGACTACGACGGTGCAATCTATGCCGTAGACTGGGATGGACAATCCTACATCAAGAAAGTCTATAAAGAAAAAGACGGCCTCCGCCTCGTCTCCCTCAACAAAAAATACGCCGACAAATTCGCCCCCTACACCGAAGACCCACGTATCATCGGCAAGGTCGTTGGTAACTTCTTACCGATGGAGAGATGA